A single region of the Plasmodium reichenowi strain SY57 chromosome 9, whole genome shotgun sequence genome encodes:
- a CDS encoding hypothetical protein (conserved Plasmodium protein, unknown function), translating to MTKPYNLNTSSYDISNDYNSLYIENIFNEIQNEINNTCTSDHIVEEKEGKHMNSYNNENEYNNENNVKKNYSSNNNLHNHIGHINKKLINIDEYVNFINNKKNEYKKKKKEYIIEYINKNKIKKLHYKDMILLFEKYAEILEFRQKCLLCNNYLSFSYLYLSKFVKKLKQKDTHNHVYDYKYNITCSDKYNKCNDTNNKHIKYEKDKNSKHIHNNKEQFYSFPFCECIEKIHYSETYISNEKDSYYIDMIDYIKKNTSFSVCNKKNMVIKGFFKNVKFTKFYNFFNEKYGKTFLIKKNYNAHTKYINMSNYFQKPILTIEHVKELNSHTENFIPFFKINHVNTLLTTVEKKILIECLKVTNKIIFHDKIDKLTVIIFCYLSNLHNIVMRLNAECIMCCYSKKHFEFFLYYFIQKSNDTVKRMKTLAVNFYTNEDDNNNKVEDNNI from the exons ATGACAAAACCATATAATTTAAACACTTCTTCCTATGATATATCAAATGATTACAATAGTCTTTAcatagaaaatatatttaatgaaattcagaatgaaataaataatacatgtACTAGTGATCACATTGTGgaagaaaaagaaggaaaacatatgaatagctataataatgagaatgaatataataatgagaataatgtaaagaagaattattcttcaaataataatttacatAACCATATTGgacatataaataaaaaattaataaatatagatgaatatgtaaattttataaataataaaaaaaatgaatataagaaaaagaaaaaggaatatataattgaatatattaataagaataagataaaaaaattacattaTAAAGACATGATTTTgttatttgaaaaatatgcAGAAATTTTAGAATTCAGGCaaaaatgtttattatgtaataattatttatcCTTTTCATATCTATATCTTAGCaaatttgtaaaaaaattaaaacaaaagGATACACATAATCATgtatatgattataaatataatattacctgtagtgataaatataacaaatgtaatgatacaaataataaacatataaaatatgaaaaggataaaaattcaaaacatatacataaCAACAAGGAGCAATTTTACTCATTCCCTTTTTGTGAATGTATAGaaaaaattcattattCAGAAACTTATATAAGTAATGAAAAAGATTCATACTATATAGATATGattgattatataaaaaaaaatacatcCTTTTCTgtatgtaataaaaaaaatatggtTATAAAAGGattctttaaaaatgtGAAGTTTAccaaattttataatttctttaatgaaaaatatggTAAAACATTTcttatcaaaaaaaattataatgcACATACaaagtatataaatatgtcTAACTATTTTCAAAAACCAATTTTAACAATTGAACATGTCAAGGAGTTGAATAGTCACACAGAAAATTTTATTCCCTTCTTC AAAATTAATCATGTAAACACCCTTTTGACAACAGtggagaaaaaaatattaatagaaTGCTTAAAAGTTactaataaaataatatttcatgataaaattgataaattaacagtaataattttttgttatttgAGCAATTTACACAACATTGTTATGAGATTAAATGCAGAATGTATCATGTGTTGCTATTCAAAAAAGCATTTTGAATTCTTCTTATAC tATTTTATTCAAAAGAGCAATGATACAGTTAAAAGAATGAAAACGCTAGCTGTGAATTTTTACACAAACgaagatgataataataacaaagTTGAAGATAACAATATATGA